The Terriglobia bacterium nucleotide sequence TCTTCCACGTCTACGGCATGACCACCTGCATGCTCCTGGGGGTTCACCTGGGCGCGGAGGTCGCGATGGTCCCGAGGCCGCGGCCCGTGGACCTCGTCATGCAGGTCGTGCAGAAGCGGCGCGTCACGGTATTCCCCGGGGTGCCCACGCTCTACACCGCCATCAACAACCACCCGCGGGTGAAGGACTTCGATCTCCGCAGCGTGAAGTTCTGCGTCAGCGGCGCCGCGCCGCTGCCCGGCGACGTCCAGAAGACGTTCGAGAAGCTGACCGGGGGGAAGCTCGTCGAGGGGTACGGTCTCACCGAGGCCGCCCCGGTCACGCACGCGAACCCCCTTTACGGAATCCGGAAGACCGGGAGCGTGGGGATCCCGCTCCCCGACGTGGACGCCCGGATCGTCGGCCTCGAAACGCGCGAGCCGCTCCCGCCGAACACCGACGGTGAGCTCGCGATCCGGGGCCCCCAGGTCATGACCGGTTACTGGAACCGCCCCGAGGAGACCGCCCTTACACTCGCCGACGGTTGGCTCCTGACCGGCGACGTCGCCCGGATGGACGAGGACGGGTTCTTCTACATCGTAGACCGCAAGAAGGAGATGATCGACGCGTCCGGCTTCAAGGTCCTGCCGCGGGAGGTCGAGGAGGTTCTCCTCATGCACCCGAAGGTGCAGGAAGCGGTGGCCGCCGGCGTCCCCGACCCGTACCGGGGCGAGAGCGTCAAGGCCTGGCTCGTCCTCAAGAGCGGAGAGCGGGCGAACGCCGAGGAGATCGTCGCCTTCTGCAGGCTGCACCTGGCGTCGTTCAAGGTCCCCCGCCAGGTGGAGTTCCGCACCGAGCTCCCGAAGACGATGGTCGGGAAGTACCTTCGCCGCGTCCTGGTCGAGGAGGAGAAGGCGAAGCTCGCCGGTCGCGTCGAGCACGAGACTCGCTAGCCCGGCACCCGCGGCGCCGGACGGCTGCCGATTTCAGTTCCGGGGCGGGTGCAACCCGAACAGCGCCTCGCCGAGGATCTTCCGGCGAAGGAGCGGGACGCGTACGATCGGGCCCGCGGCGAGGGGCGCGAGGGCGCCGAGCGACGCGATCAGGGCGCGCCGCACGGGCCCGCCGCCGCCGTACCGCGCGCGGGCCCTGGCGAGGTACGGGGAGAGCGACTCGCGCGAGATCCCGTCGCCTCGAGCGAGCGCGTCGCGGATCGTCGACGCGGCGTCGAGGCCGGTCTCGATCGCGGTGCGGATCCCTTCGCCGGACACCGGCCTCGCGAACCCGCCGGCGTCCCCCGCGAGGAGCCAGCGATCGCCGACGGCGCCGTCGAGCCTCGCGGGGTCGTAGACGCGGTAGGCGTGGCCGCGCGGCCGCTCGAGAGTGCTCGCGTCCACGACCCGTCGCCGGTCGAGGTCGGCGAGCAGCGCGGTCCACCGTTCCCTGAGATCGCGGTAGAACCCGCCGATCCCGACGTTCAAGTGCTCGCCCTTCCCGACGATCCATGCGTAGCCCGCGAGGTCCGGCAGGACGATCAGCTCGAGCCCGGAGGCGAAGGGGCCGAGGGAGAGCTCCGGTCCGATCCGGGTCTCGCTCTCGATCGCCGCGACCGCGGGCTCCCTCCGCCGAAAGCCGACGTGGCGAGCGACGGGGCAGAAGTGACCGCCTGCCCCGACCAGGACCGCGGCGCGCCAGGCGCGCCCGCGCGACTCCACCGCGACGCCGTCCCGCCGGATCTCGACCCGGTCGGCGCCGGCGCCCTCCACCACCGTGGCGCCCTCGGCGGACGCCTCGCGCAGGATCCGGTGGTCGAACTCCCGCCTCAGGATGCCGAAGCTGACGGTTTCGCCGAAGTCGGTCTCGAAGGCGCGGGCGCCCCGCCTCGCCACGATGCGGCGGAACGGCGCCAGGGTTCCGTCGTACTCGGCGGGGCACCACCCCAGGAGCGGCAGCACCTCGGGGGTGATCCACCCGGCGCAGGCCTTCGGCCGCGGGAACCGCGCCCGGTCGAGGAGCACCACGCGGAGCCCCGCCCGGGCCAGCTCGCGAGCGCAGGTCGCGCCCGCAGGACCCCCGCCGACGACCAGGACGTCGTACGAGGTCACGGCGGGGGGGCTTTCCTCGCGGCGAGCGACAGCGCCCGCTCCGGGCCGAGCAGCTTGACGGCAAGGCGGGCCGCGGCCGAGGGACGCCAGTACGCGAAGAACCCCTTGAGGGAGATCGCGGACAGGAGGTCGCCTTCGATGCGCACCCTGCCGTCGGCGTACGCGCGCGCCCAGCCGTCGAGGGACTCGCCGAGCAGCTCGTCGAGGACGCGCTCCTCGATGCGCACCGTCGCGTCCGGCGCCGGATCGAGCCGGCTCTCGATGGACCCGAGGTCGGGGTCGCGGAAGTCGAGGCACCACGGCTCGAACGAGCCGTCCGGCCTCTCGATCACGAACTGCAATCGCGAGGCGACGTAGGACGCGAGGTGGGGCCGTTCGCGGAGGAGCGACGGGAGGATCCTCCCGAAGAAGAGGCGTGCGCTCTCGCTCATGGCTCGATCACCATGCCCCGCCGGGTGAGGGGACGGCGGGGACGCGCCGAGTACGGGACGAACGGGCGCGCCAGGATCTGGTAGATGTGGTTGTGATTGCCCGCAAACGACTTGGCGGAGCCGGCCAGGTAGAGCTTGTAGTGGCGGACGGTCGCGCGGTCCACGACGCCGTCCGCCACGAGGCGCTCCTCCTCCGCCTCGAGGTTCCGGAGCCACTTCAGGCAGGTGAGGGCGTAGTGATCGGTCAGCGACTCCACGTCGAGCACCTCGAAGCTCTCCTCCTCGAGCGCCGCGACGTGGTATCCGAGCGGCTTAAGCTCGCCCACCGGGAAGATGTGCGTCTTGAGGAAATCCCAGCTTCCCCCGTCGGGGATCTCCTCCACGGGGCGCGGCGTCATGATCGCGTGCAGCAGCAGGAGCCCGCCGGGCCGGGCGTACCCGCGGAGGCGCCGGAAGAACGACGCCTTGTCCTCCACGTGCTCGCTCATGCCGATGACGGCCACCTTGTCCCACGGCCGGGAGACCTCGAGCTTCGCGCCGTCGGTCTCGAGGACCTCGACGCGATCCTCGAGTGCGCGCC carries:
- a CDS encoding long-chain fatty acid--CoA ligase; translation: MEAPWVRFRDEGVPNSIEYPNETLPDLLDRAAERYADHVALKFFVDAKLPSSTVTYRQLQDRTRRFATALFQLGVRKGDRVAIMLPNCPEFVVAFFGALRLGAIAVSTNPLYVSREMREQFEDSGSETVVLLDQFFPKLREIQAATRLRRVIVADIAGTLSWPVRTLVHLVQRKRGEYVRIHRQSDIYHFSRLLAKYPPSPPGASLRPTDTAVFQYTGGTTGIPKAAMLTHGNLQANTLQLESLFVGVEPGKEVFMAAIPFFHVYGMTTCMLLGVHLGAEVAMVPRPRPVDLVMQVVQKRRVTVFPGVPTLYTAINNHPRVKDFDLRSVKFCVSGAAPLPGDVQKTFEKLTGGKLVEGYGLTEAAPVTHANPLYGIRKTGSVGIPLPDVDARIVGLETREPLPPNTDGELAIRGPQVMTGYWNRPEETALTLADGWLLTGDVARMDEDGFFYIVDRKKEMIDASGFKVLPREVEEVLLMHPKVQEAVAAGVPDPYRGESVKAWLVLKSGERANAEEIVAFCRLHLASFKVPRQVEFRTELPKTMVGKYLRRVLVEEEKAKLAGRVEHETR
- a CDS encoding NAD(P)/FAD-dependent oxidoreductase; translated protein: MTSYDVLVVGGGPAGATCARELARAGLRVVLLDRARFPRPKACAGWITPEVLPLLGWCPAEYDGTLAPFRRIVARRGARAFETDFGETVSFGILRREFDHRILREASAEGATVVEGAGADRVEIRRDGVAVESRGRAWRAAVLVGAGGHFCPVARHVGFRRREPAVAAIESETRIGPELSLGPFASGLELIVLPDLAGYAWIVGKGEHLNVGIGGFYRDLRERWTALLADLDRRRVVDASTLERPRGHAYRVYDPARLDGAVGDRWLLAGDAGGFARPVSGEGIRTAIETGLDAASTIRDALARGDGISRESLSPYLARARARYGGGGPVRRALIASLGALAPLAAGPIVRVPLLRRKILGEALFGLHPPRN
- a CDS encoding SCP2 sterol-binding domain-containing protein, whose translation is MSESARLFFGRILPSLLRERPHLASYVASRLQFVIERPDGSFEPWCLDFRDPDLGSIESRLDPAPDATVRIEERVLDELLGESLDGWARAYADGRVRIEGDLLSAISLKGFFAYWRPSAAARLAVKLLGPERALSLAARKAPPP
- a CDS encoding cyclopropane-fatty-acyl-phospholipid synthase family protein gives rise to the protein MATKLKEGLDHHYSLSNDFFKAFLDGPTLSYTCCYFLRPDETLEEAARHKLDLVARKLELSPGDRVLDLGCGWGNFALYAAEEHGCTVTAVNLADEQIRHLRDEVARRALEDRVEVLETDGAKLEVSRPWDKVAVIGMSEHVEDKASFFRRLRGYARPGGLLLLHAIMTPRPVEEIPDGGSWDFLKTHIFPVGELKPLGYHVAALEEESFEVLDVESLTDHYALTCLKWLRNLEAEEERLVADGVVDRATVRHYKLYLAGSAKSFAGNHNHIYQILARPFVPYSARPRRPLTRRGMVIEP